Proteins encoded within one genomic window of Triticum aestivum cultivar Chinese Spring chromosome 2D, IWGSC CS RefSeq v2.1, whole genome shotgun sequence:
- the LOC123055203 gene encoding SKP1-like protein 1: protein MAAEEGEKKMITLKSSDGEEFQVEEAVAMESQTIRHMIEDDCADNGIPLPNVDSKILSKVIEYCKKHVQADASSSTSTAAAAPAEDLKSFDADFVKVDQATLFDLILAANYLNIKGLLDLTCQTVADMIKGKTPEEIRKTFNIKNDFTPEEEAEIRRENQWAFE, encoded by the coding sequence ATGGCGGCCGAGGAAGGCGAGAAGAAGATGATAACGCTCAAGAGCTCGGACGGTGAGGAGTTTCAGGTCGAGGAGGCGGTCGCCATGGAGTCGCAGACCATCCGCCACATGATCGAGGACGACTGCGCCGACAACGGCATCCCGCTCCCCAACGTCGACTCCAAGATCCTCTCCAAGGTCATCGAGTACTGCAAGAAGCACGTCCAGGCCGACGCCAGCTCCTCCACCTCTACtgcagccgccgcccccgccgaggACCTCAAGAGCTTTGACGCCGACTTCGTTAAGGTCGACCAGGCCACCCTCTTCGACCTCATCCTGGCCGCAAACTACCTCAACATCAAGGGATTGCTCGACCTTACTTGCCAGACTGTTGCCGACATGATCAAGGGAAAGACTCCCGAGGAGATCCGCAAGACTTTCAACATCAAGAATGACTTCACACCCGAGGAGGAGGCCGAGATCCGCAGGGAGAACCAGTGGGCTTTTGAGTAG